One window of the Nicotiana tabacum cultivar K326 chromosome 4, ASM71507v2, whole genome shotgun sequence genome contains the following:
- the LOC107815357 gene encoding sulfite exporter TauE/SafE family protein 3-like isoform X3 has translation MEGLTAYTVVVLVLALAIVVSAEQIPHEATLSNNGTIHSTDSYYFFDLFSLLWKKSEMHYHHVWPELEFGWRVIVGSVIGFFGAAFGSVGGVGGGGIFVPMLTLIIGFDPKTSTAISKCMITGAAGATVYYSLKLRHPLLELPIIDYDLVLLFQPMLLLGISIGVVLNVIFAEWMVTMLLIILFLAASTKAFFKGIETWKKETIIKKEAVRRLTSNGAGGEEVAYKIIPGGPNNGSTNYTNEVYKATEVSIVDNMYWKDITILIAVWIVILALHIFKNYAPTCSTTYWILNLLQVSSATAAFVMIFSSSMSVIQYYLLRRFPVPYALYFIAVASIAALVGQHVVRRIISIVGRASVIIFILAFTIFVSAISLGGVGIADTIKKIEEGQHIGFDNICAYN, from the exons ATGGAGGGTTTGACAGCATATACAGTTGTTGTGCTTGTTCTAGCTTTAGCAATCGTTGTGTCTGCAGAGCAAATTCCACATGAGGCTACTTTGAGCAACAATGGAACAATTCATAGTACGGACTCATATTACTTCTTTGACTTATTCAGTCTTCTTTGGAAAAAGAGTGAAATGCATTACCACCATGTTTGGCCT GAACTGGAATTTGGATGGAGAGTAATTGTTGGTTCAGTAATTGGATTTTTTGGTGCTGCTTTTGGGAGCGTAGGAGGTGTTGGAGGAGGCGGTATCTTTGTTCCCATGCTTACTTTGATCATTGGATTTGATCCAAAAACATCAACTGCAATATCAAAAT GTATGATCACTGGTGCTGCCGGTGCAACTGTCTACTACAGTCTTAAGCTGAGGCATCCATTGCTTGAACTTCCGATCATTGATTATGATCTTGTTCTTCTTTTCCAACCAATGTTGTTGTTAGGGATCAGTATTGGAGTTGTACTAAATGTAATTTTCGCTGAGTGGATGGTTACAATGTTATTAATCATTCTTTTCTTAG CTGCATCAACAAAGGCATTTTTCAAAGGCATCGAGACATGGAAGAAAGAAACTATTATTAAAAAG GAAGCAGTTAGGCGCTTGACATCTAATG GTGCTGGTGGCGAAGAAGTTGCATACAAAATTATACCTGGAGGTCCAAACAATGGTTCTACTAATTATACAAATGAAGTATATAAAGCAACTGAG GTCTCAATTGTTGACAATATGTACTGGAAGGATATTACCATACTCATTGCTGTCTGGATCGTAATCCTAGCTCTGCATATCTTCAAG AATTATGCACCAACTTGTTCAACGACATATTGGATCTTAAACCTCTTGCAg GTGTCAAGTGCCACTGCTGCTTTTGTTATGATATTTTCCTCCTCCATGTCCGTCATACAATATTACTTGCTCAGACGCTTTCCAGTACCATATG CACTGTATTTTATTGCTGTGGCCAGTATTGCAGCCTTAGTAGGACAGCATGTTGTACGAAGAATAATTAGTATAGTCGGAAGAGCATCTGTGATTATCTTCATTTTGGCCTTCACAATCTTTGTTAGCGCTATATCGTTAG GTGGAGTTGGCATAGCAGACACAATAAAAAAGATCGAGGAAGGACAACATATAGGGTTTGATAATATTTGTGCATATAATTAA
- the LOC107815355 gene encoding uncharacterized protein LOC107815355 yields MLHTKSESDITSLAPSSPSRSPKRPVYYVQSPSRDSHDGDKSTYMQPTPSFNSPMESPSHPSFGRHSRNSSASRFSGIFRSSSGRKNGRKRNDKGWPECNVIMEEGKYDEYDDDKGVTRRCQALLALLGFIVLFSIFCLIIWGAGRPYKAEITVRSLAVNNFYIGEGSDFSGVVTKMMTVNGSLRISVYNPATFYGIHVSSTPVNLIYSDITVASGQLKKYYQPRKSRRAVLVNIESTKFPLYGAGSGLDASNNGGFKVPLKLDFEIRSRGDVVGKLVRTKNKKQISCDLVIDSTSTKPIKFKKNSCVYR; encoded by the exons ATGTTGCACACAAAATCAGAGTCAGATATTACAAGTTTAGCTCCATCTTCACCGTCAAGGTCACCAAAAAGGCCAGTTTACTACGTACAAAGTCCGTCAAGAGATTCACACGATGGGGACAAATCAACATATATGCAACCGACACCCAGTTTCAATAGTCCAATGGAATCTCCCTCACACCCTTCATTTGGACGCCACTCTCGGAATTCTTCTGCTAGTCGATTTTCCGGCATCTTTAGGTCGTCGTCCGGCCGGAAAAATGGCCGGAAAAGGAATGATAAAGGGTGGCCGGAATGTAATGTGATTATGGAAGAGGGTAAGTATGACGAATATGATGATGATAAGGGAGTAACTCGGCGGTGTCAAGCGTTGTTGGCTCTATTGGGATTTATTGTTCTGTTTTCTATCTTTTGCCTTATCATTTGGGGCGCTGGACGTCCGTACAAGGCAGAGATTACTGTCAGG agTTTAGCTGTGAATAACTTCTACATCGGTGAAGGTTCGGACTTCTCTGGAGTTGTAACTAAGATGATGACAGTGAACGGCTCGTTGAGAATAAGCGTGTACAATCCTGCTACATTCTATGGCATTCATGTTAGCTCCACCCCCGTCAATCTCATCTACTCAGATATCACTGTTGCCTCTGGTCAG ttaaaaaaatattatcaacccAGGAAGAGTAGGCGGGCTGTGTTAGTGAACATAGAATCAACAAAGTTTCCCTTGTATGGAGCTGGATCAGGTCTTGATGCATCAAATAATGGTGGTTTTAAAGTTCCATTAAAATTGGACTTTGAAATCAGGTCGCGTGGAGATGTGGTGGGGAAATTAGTGAGGACGAAGAACAAAAAGCAGATTTCGTGTGATTTGGTCATTGACTCTACTAGCACTAAACCCATCAAGTTCAAGAAGAATTCTTGTGTTTACAGATGA
- the LOC142179785 gene encoding uncharacterized protein LOC142179785, with product MVYLKLQPYRQTSIALRKNLKLSSKYYGPYQILARIGQVAYKLELPPDSKVHPVFHVSLIKRKVSNRVVVQTVLPSTSEDGQFLVKSVAILQRQMVKKNNAAAIKVLVQWSNLPPEDATWEDYHFIKAKFPDFDPHP from the coding sequence ATGGTTTACTTAAAACTCCAGCCATATAGGCAGACTTCTATTGCGCTAAGGAAGAATCTGAAGCTCAGCTCTAAATATTATGGGCCTTACCAGATACTTGCTCGAATTGGTCAGGTAGCTTACAAATTAGAACTGCCTCCAGATTCTAAGGTACATCCTGTATTCCATGTATCCCTAATCAAAAGGAAGGTTAGCAACAGGGTAGTCGTACAAACTGTACTACCTAGCACTAGCGAAGATGGACAATTTTTAGTAAAGTCAGTTGCAATCCTACAAAGACAGATGGTGAAGAAGAACAATGCAGCAGCTATAAAGGTATTAGTGCAATGGTCCAATTTGCCACCGGAAGATGCAACATGGGAGGACTATCACTTTATCAAGGCAAAATTTCCTGATTTTGATCCTCATCCTTGA
- the LOC107815358 gene encoding uncharacterized protein LOC107815358 has product MELTKESESLLDKIRPPRLEDAGLEDCALPPESIKEAFLKAATAVRSMISASDDEDEPEGQCVLTPSPIEDSKDALVGITEGIEENPGKCITEKGSGGEVPEGTTDVVVVDGVKDEENSRDLVGEPSLPEGGESCVEGLQGLEIGGKGRKKKEVKEDEEEEVSEKPTLVEGYAV; this is encoded by the coding sequence ATGGAGTTAACAAAGGAATCCGAGAGTTTGCTCGACAAAATCCGACCACCTCGTCTCGAAGACGCAGGCCTCGAAGATTGTGCACTGCCACCCGAATCAATCAAAGAAGCATTTCTCAAAGCCGCCACTGCCGTACGATCTATGATTTCAGCATCGGACGACGAAGACGAACCCGAAGGCCAGTGTGTGCTGACTCCATCGCCAATCGAAGATTCTAAGGATGCTCTTGTAGGAATCACTGAGGGTATCGAGGAAAATCCAGGAAAATGCATTACTGAGAAGGGCAGCGGCGGTGAAGTGCCGGAAGGGACAACTGATGTGGTGGTTGTAGACGGTGTTAAGGATGAGGAAAACAGCCGAGATTTGGTCGGTGAGCCATCTCTGCCGGAAGGCGGTGAATCGTGTGTGGAAGGGTTGCAGGGTTTGGAGATTGGAGGCAAAGgcagaaagaaaaaggaagtgaAAGAGGATGAGGAAGAGGAAGTAAGTGAGAAGCCGACTCTAGTTGAAGGGTATGCTGTATGA
- the LOC107815357 gene encoding sulfite exporter TauE/SafE family protein 3-like isoform X2, producing MEGLTAYTVVVLVLALAIVVSAEQIPHEATLSNNGTIHSTDSYYFFDLFSLLWKKSEMHYHHVWPELEFGWRVIVGSVIGFFGAAFGSVGGVGGGGIFVPMLTLIIGFDPKTSTAISKCMITGAAGATVYYSLKLRHPLLELPIIDYDLVLLFQPMLLLGISIGVVLNVIFAEWMVTMLLIILFLAASTKAFFKGIETWKKETIIKKEAVRRLTSNGAGGEEVAYKIIPGGPNNGSTNYTNEVYKATEVSIVDNMYWKDITILIAVWIVILALHIFKLPVAVGASAYEAVCLYKGSRMIMSSGEIVITWKVHQLILYCCCGILAGIVGGLLGLGGGFILGPLFLELGIPPQVSSATAAFVMIFSSSMSVIQYYLLRRFPVPYALYFIAVASIAALVGQHVVRRIISIVGRASVIIFILAFTIFVSAISLGGVGIADTIKKIEEGQHIGFDNICAYN from the exons ATGGAGGGTTTGACAGCATATACAGTTGTTGTGCTTGTTCTAGCTTTAGCAATCGTTGTGTCTGCAGAGCAAATTCCACATGAGGCTACTTTGAGCAACAATGGAACAATTCATAGTACGGACTCATATTACTTCTTTGACTTATTCAGTCTTCTTTGGAAAAAGAGTGAAATGCATTACCACCATGTTTGGCCT GAACTGGAATTTGGATGGAGAGTAATTGTTGGTTCAGTAATTGGATTTTTTGGTGCTGCTTTTGGGAGCGTAGGAGGTGTTGGAGGAGGCGGTATCTTTGTTCCCATGCTTACTTTGATCATTGGATTTGATCCAAAAACATCAACTGCAATATCAAAAT GTATGATCACTGGTGCTGCCGGTGCAACTGTCTACTACAGTCTTAAGCTGAGGCATCCATTGCTTGAACTTCCGATCATTGATTATGATCTTGTTCTTCTTTTCCAACCAATGTTGTTGTTAGGGATCAGTATTGGAGTTGTACTAAATGTAATTTTCGCTGAGTGGATGGTTACAATGTTATTAATCATTCTTTTCTTAG CTGCATCAACAAAGGCATTTTTCAAAGGCATCGAGACATGGAAGAAAGAAACTATTATTAAAAAG GAAGCAGTTAGGCGCTTGACATCTAATG GTGCTGGTGGCGAAGAAGTTGCATACAAAATTATACCTGGAGGTCCAAACAATGGTTCTACTAATTATACAAATGAAGTATATAAAGCAACTGAG GTCTCAATTGTTGACAATATGTACTGGAAGGATATTACCATACTCATTGCTGTCTGGATCGTAATCCTAGCTCTGCATATCTTCAAG CTCCCTGTGGCTGTTGGAGCTTCAGCATATGAAGCAGTTTGCTTGTATAAAGGATCAAGGATGATTATGTCAAGCGGAGAAATAGTAATAACATGGAAAGTACATCAGTTGATTCTTTACTGTTGCTGTGGCATTTTGGCTGGTATAGTTGGTGGTCTACTTGGTCTCGGTGGAGGATTCATTTTGGGTCCATTGTTTTTAGAGCTAGGAATTCCTCCCCAG GTGTCAAGTGCCACTGCTGCTTTTGTTATGATATTTTCCTCCTCCATGTCCGTCATACAATATTACTTGCTCAGACGCTTTCCAGTACCATATG CACTGTATTTTATTGCTGTGGCCAGTATTGCAGCCTTAGTAGGACAGCATGTTGTACGAAGAATAATTAGTATAGTCGGAAGAGCATCTGTGATTATCTTCATTTTGGCCTTCACAATCTTTGTTAGCGCTATATCGTTAG GTGGAGTTGGCATAGCAGACACAATAAAAAAGATCGAGGAAGGACAACATATAGGGTTTGATAATATTTGTGCATATAATTAA
- the LOC107815356 gene encoding protein disulfide isomerase-like 1-6 — protein sequence MYNPKPTSRFILCSLVLLLLLSFLAPSISSELDLSDDGGDDVEALEELIALDEQEDSHQQNAESEFVSKAQRIVLELNNDNTKRAIDRNEYVLVLGYAPWCVRSAELMPKFAEAATALKELGSHLLMAKIDAERYPKVASTLDIKGFPTLLLFVNGTSQPYTGGFSAEELVIWARKKTGVPVIRISSDAEASHFLKKYSMFVVGLFDKFEGHYYDEFTKAAKMDNEIQFVETSNAEIAKHLFPNFKPTNLFLGLVKSEPEKYTEYEGTFSTEGILQFLDDNKFPLITVLTELNAARVYSSSNKLQVLVIAEPDDFKKLVEPLQDVARKFKSQIMFIFVDIREDNLAKPFLTMFGLEESKASVVISFNYRSNVKYLLESDATPTSIEDFCSGLLSGSVSPYYKSQPIPDNKNMSILTVVGKTFDELILNSPENILLEIYTPWCITCETTSKQMEKLAKHFKGLANLIFARIDASLNEHPNLQVEDYPTLLFYSADDKKKPIPFPTKSSAKDLAAFINQNLKAQDPEIRDEL from the exons ATGTATAATCCAAAGCCCACTTCAAGATTTATCCTTTGCTCCTTAGTCCTCCTTCTCTTGCTTAGCTTCTTGGCTCCGTCAATATCGTCCGAGCTGGATTTATCTGATGACGGTGGTGATGACGTggaagctttggaagaactcataGCATTGGACGAACAAGAAGATTCACATCAGCAAAACGCTGAATCTGAGTTTGTAAGTAAGGCCCAAAGAATAGTACTTGAGCTAAACAATGACAATACTAAAAGGGCAATTGATAGGAATGAGTATGTACTGGTTTTGGGTTACGCGCCGTGGTGCGTAAGGAGTGCTGAGCTAATGCCGAAATTTGCTGAGGCTGCTACTGCTCTTAAGGAATTGGGAAGTCATCTTTTAATGGCTAAGATTGATGCTGAACGTTACCCTAAGGTTGCTTCAACTCTTGATATCAAAGGGTTCCCCACTCTGCTTCTGTTTGTTAACGGCACTTCTCAACCTTATACTGGTGGATTCTCCGC GGAAGAACTTGTTATCTGGGCAAGGAAGAAGACAGGGGTACCTGTTATTAGAATTAGCTCGGATGCTGAGGCGAGCCACTTTCTCAAGAAGTACTCCATGTTTGTGGTTGGTCTTTTTGATAAATTTGAG GGACATTATTATGATGAATTTACAAAAGCAGCCAAAATGGACAATGAAATCCAGTTTGTGGAAACTAGCAATGCAGAGATTGCCAAGCACCTCTTCCCCAATTTTAAGCCAACCAATCTTTTCCTTGGTCTTGTTAAAAGTGAGCCAGAAAAATACACTGAATATG AAGGAACCTTCAGTACAGAAGGAATCTTGCAGTTTTTGGATGATAACAAGTTCCCCTTAATTACAGTACTTACTGAACTTAATGCTGCTAGAGTTTACTCCAGCTCAAACAAACTTCAG GTATTGGTCATTGCTGAGCCTGATGACTTCAAGAAACTTGTAGAACCTTTGCAAGACGTTGCAAGAAAGTTCAAATCACAG ATAATGTTCATATTTGTAGATATTAGAGAGGacaatcttgcaaaacccttccTTACTATGTTTGGTCTTGAAGAATCAAAAGCCTCTGTC GTAATATCTTTCAACTACCGTAGCAACGTGAAGTATTTGTTGGAGTCAGATGCCACACCAACAAGCATAGAA GATTTCTGTTCAGGTCTTCTGAGTGGGAGTGTGTCACCATACTACAAATCACAACCAATTCCTGATAAT AAGAACATGAGCATTCTGACAGTTGTTGGTAAGACCTTTGATGAATTGATCCTGAACAGCCCTGAAAACATTCTTCTAGAG ATATACACACCGTGGTGCATAACTTGTGAAACCACAAGCAAGCAAATGGAGAAGTTGGCCAAGCATTTCAAGGGTTTGGCGAACTTGATCTTTGCAAGGATAGATGCTTCCCTAAATGAACATCCAAACTTACAG GTTGAGGACTATCCAACGCTTCTCTTCTACTCAGCAGATGACAAGAAAAAGCCG ATACCATTTCCTACAAAATCAAGCGCAAAAGATTTGGCTGCTTTCATCAACCAGAATTTGAAAGCACAAGATCCTGAAATCAGAGATGAACTATAG
- the LOC107815357 gene encoding sulfite exporter TauE/SafE family protein 3-like isoform X1, whose protein sequence is MEGLTAYTVVVLVLALAIVVSAEQIPHEATLSNNGTIHSTDSYYFFDLFSLLWKKSEMHYHHVWPELEFGWRVIVGSVIGFFGAAFGSVGGVGGGGIFVPMLTLIIGFDPKTSTAISKCMITGAAGATVYYSLKLRHPLLELPIIDYDLVLLFQPMLLLGISIGVVLNVIFAEWMVTMLLIILFLAASTKAFFKGIETWKKETIIKKEAVRRLTSNGAGGEEVAYKIIPGGPNNGSTNYTNEVYKATEVSIVDNMYWKDITILIAVWIVILALHIFKNYAPTCSTTYWILNLLQLPVAVGASAYEAVCLYKGSRMIMSSGEIVITWKVHQLILYCCCGILAGIVGGLLGLGGGFILGPLFLELGIPPQVSSATAAFVMIFSSSMSVIQYYLLRRFPVPYALYFIAVASIAALVGQHVVRRIISIVGRASVIIFILAFTIFVSAISLGGVGIADTIKKIEEGQHIGFDNICAYN, encoded by the exons ATGGAGGGTTTGACAGCATATACAGTTGTTGTGCTTGTTCTAGCTTTAGCAATCGTTGTGTCTGCAGAGCAAATTCCACATGAGGCTACTTTGAGCAACAATGGAACAATTCATAGTACGGACTCATATTACTTCTTTGACTTATTCAGTCTTCTTTGGAAAAAGAGTGAAATGCATTACCACCATGTTTGGCCT GAACTGGAATTTGGATGGAGAGTAATTGTTGGTTCAGTAATTGGATTTTTTGGTGCTGCTTTTGGGAGCGTAGGAGGTGTTGGAGGAGGCGGTATCTTTGTTCCCATGCTTACTTTGATCATTGGATTTGATCCAAAAACATCAACTGCAATATCAAAAT GTATGATCACTGGTGCTGCCGGTGCAACTGTCTACTACAGTCTTAAGCTGAGGCATCCATTGCTTGAACTTCCGATCATTGATTATGATCTTGTTCTTCTTTTCCAACCAATGTTGTTGTTAGGGATCAGTATTGGAGTTGTACTAAATGTAATTTTCGCTGAGTGGATGGTTACAATGTTATTAATCATTCTTTTCTTAG CTGCATCAACAAAGGCATTTTTCAAAGGCATCGAGACATGGAAGAAAGAAACTATTATTAAAAAG GAAGCAGTTAGGCGCTTGACATCTAATG GTGCTGGTGGCGAAGAAGTTGCATACAAAATTATACCTGGAGGTCCAAACAATGGTTCTACTAATTATACAAATGAAGTATATAAAGCAACTGAG GTCTCAATTGTTGACAATATGTACTGGAAGGATATTACCATACTCATTGCTGTCTGGATCGTAATCCTAGCTCTGCATATCTTCAAG AATTATGCACCAACTTGTTCAACGACATATTGGATCTTAAACCTCTTGCAg CTCCCTGTGGCTGTTGGAGCTTCAGCATATGAAGCAGTTTGCTTGTATAAAGGATCAAGGATGATTATGTCAAGCGGAGAAATAGTAATAACATGGAAAGTACATCAGTTGATTCTTTACTGTTGCTGTGGCATTTTGGCTGGTATAGTTGGTGGTCTACTTGGTCTCGGTGGAGGATTCATTTTGGGTCCATTGTTTTTAGAGCTAGGAATTCCTCCCCAG GTGTCAAGTGCCACTGCTGCTTTTGTTATGATATTTTCCTCCTCCATGTCCGTCATACAATATTACTTGCTCAGACGCTTTCCAGTACCATATG CACTGTATTTTATTGCTGTGGCCAGTATTGCAGCCTTAGTAGGACAGCATGTTGTACGAAGAATAATTAGTATAGTCGGAAGAGCATCTGTGATTATCTTCATTTTGGCCTTCACAATCTTTGTTAGCGCTATATCGTTAG GTGGAGTTGGCATAGCAGACACAATAAAAAAGATCGAGGAAGGACAACATATAGGGTTTGATAATATTTGTGCATATAATTAA
- the LOC107815354 gene encoding dynein light chain 1, cytoplasmic-like, whose protein sequence is MLEGKAVIEDTDMPLKMQIQAMRWASQALDLYDVLDCKSIAAHIKKEFDKKYGGGWQCVVGSKFGCFFTHTKGTFIYFTLETLNFLIFKGATSP, encoded by the exons ATGTTGGAAGGAAAAGCTGTTATTGAAGATACAGATATGCCATTGAAGATGCAGATCCAAGCCATGCGTTGGGCTTCTCAAGCTCTGGATCTTTATGATGTTTTGGACTGCAAATCTATTGCTGCTCACATAAAGAAG GAGTTTGACAAGAAATATGGGGGTGGCTGGCAGTGCGTGGTGGGGTCAAAATTCGGCTGTTTCTTCACTCATACTAAAGGAACATTTATCTATTTCACCTTGGAGACTCTAAACTTCCTCATCTTTAAAGGAGCCACTTCTCCttga